The region GCGGCGGCGGCGCCTGCGATCCCGACCAGCACCGCGATCCACCATGCCGGCCGTCCCGTGCGCCGCATCGGGTGCAGCCATCGGCCGAACAGCCCGACGGCCGCCCCCAAGACCAGAATTCCAAACCAGTTCATTCGACGCCTTCTATAAATTCAGATTCGTCCCATAGGCGTGAACGTTGCCAGCGGCTAGCATCGATTCATCCATCGAACCTGAGACCAGCCGGGCGCCGCGAACATTCGAGTGTAGGGGCCGACCAGATGTTATGGCAAGCGCGCACCGGCAGCCGTATTGAAGAAATCCTCATGCGAATCGCCCTGATCGATCCGGAGGCACGTCACGCTGCGCTCCTGAACCGCCTGCTGTTCGCCGGCGGTCATGTGTGCCACGCGTTTCCGTCCAGCGCGGCGTTCTTCGAGTGGCTCGCCACTGACACCTGCGACATGCTGATCACCGGCCACTGGGCCGGCGATCAGCCGGCCGAGGAAGTCATTCCGCGCGCGCAGGCGGTATTGCCCGGTCTGCCGGCGATCGCAGTGATGCAGTGCGCGCGCGAAAGCGAAATCGTCACGTGCCTGCACGCAGGCGCCGACGATTGCCTCGTGCGCCCGTTGAGCGGCCCCGAACTGCTCGCGCGCGTCACCGCGCTGAGCCGGCGCGCCGGCGTGCGACGGCCGCCGAATCGCGCGCGCGAACTGTATGGAGAATACGCATTCGACGCGACTCACAGCCTCGTGCGTTTCGGCGACGCAATCGTTTCACTCACGCCGAAGGAGTTCCGCTTCGCGCAGCTACTGTTCACGAACCTCTCGCGGCCCGTGTCACGGGCCCACATTCTCGAGACGGTCTGGGGCCGCCGCCGCGACATGAAGTCGCGCACGCTCGACACCCATGCATCCCGGCTGCGGAGCAAGCTGCAGCTGCTTCCGGTGCGCGGATACCGGCTCCTGCCGCTCTATGGCTTCGGCTACCAGCTCGATCGCGTGCCGATCGAGCCCCCAAATTCGAGGCCACGCCACGCTGATGCCCGGTATGCCGCGAGTGAGGAAATCGCTGAAACGCTATAATATGGGGCTAAACGATAGCCCTCGATATGCAACTCCTCACGATCGGAATCAACCACCACACTGCGCCTGTCGCCTTGCGCGAACGCGTGGCGTTTCCGCTCGAGCAAATCAAGCCGGCTCTCACCACGTTCAAGAACGTATTCCTCGGCCCGCAGGCACCGAATGCGCCGGAAGCGGCGATCCTGTCGACCTGCAACCGCACCGAGCTCTATTGCGCGACCGACGATCGGGCCGCGCGCGAGGGTGCGATTCGCTGGTTGTCCGAGTACCACAAGATCCCCGTTGACGAACTCGCACCGCACGTCTATGCACTGCCGCAGTCGGAAGCCGTCCGTCACGCGTTCCGCGTCGCTTCGGGCCTCGATTCGATGGTGCTCGGCGAAACGCAGATTCTGGGCCAGATGAAGGACGCGGTGCGCACGGCGACCGAAGCCGGCGCGCTCGGCACCTATCTGAACCAGCTGTTCCAGCGCACGTTCGCCGTGGCGAAGGAAGTGCGCGGCACGACCGAAATCGGCGCGCAGTCGGTGTCGATGGCCGCCGCCGCCGTTCGCCTCGCGCAGCGGATCTTCGAGAAGGTCGCCGATCAGCGCGTGTTGTTCATCGGCGCCGGCGAAATGATCGAGCTGTGTGCGACGCATTTCGCCGCGCAAAGCCCGCGCGAGCTGGTAATCGCGAACCGCACGGCCGAACGCGGCCAGCGGCTTGCCGACCGCTTCAACGGCCGCGCGATGCCGCTGTCGGACCTGCCGGCCCGCATGCAGGAGTTCGACATCATCGTGTCGTGCACCGCGTCGACGCTGCCGATCATCGGCCTCGGCGCGGTCGAGCGCGCGGTGAAAGCGCGCCGCCACCGTCCGATTTTCATGGTCGATCTGGCGGTGCCGCGCGACATCGAGCCCGAAGTGGGCAAACTGAAGGACGTCTTCCTCTATACCGTCGACGATCTCGGCGCGATCGTGCGCGAAGGCAACGCATCGCGTCAGGCCGCAGTCGCGCAGGCCGAAACGATCATCGAAACGCGCGTGCAGAATTTCATGCAATGGCTCGACACGCGCAGCGTCGTGCCGGTGATCCGCCACATGCATACGCAGGCCGATGCGCTGCGCCGCGCGGAAGTCGAGAAGGCGCAGAAGCTGCTCGCCCGCGGCGACGATCCGGCCGCCGTCCTCGAAGCGCTGTCGCAAGCGCTCACCAACAAGCTGATCCATGGCCCGACGAGCGCGCTCAACCGCGTGAACGGCGCCGATCGCGATTCGCTGATCGACCTGATGCGCGGCTTCTACCAGCACGCGCCGCGCTCGAACGACCAGTCCGGCCACTAGCGCCGGCCGGCTGTCCCTGCCGCCGGCCGCGAGCCGGCCTATCCTTTTCGAATACCCTTGCCCGGGAGCGCCGCTCCACACCATGAAAACGAGCATGCAACGCAAGCTCGACCAGCTGTCCACCCGGCTGGCCGAACTGAACGACCTGCTGAGCCGAGAAAACGTCACTGCCGACCTCGACCAGTACCGCAAGCTGACGCGTGAACACGCGGAACTCGGCCCCGTCGTCGAGCAGTACGCGCTGTGGCGCCAGTCGCGCAACGACGAGACGGCCGCGCAGGAACTGCTCGCCGATGCGTCGATGCGCGAGTTCGCGGAAGACGAGATCCGCAGCGCACGCGAACGCATGGCTCGCCTCGAAGGCGAGTTGCAGAAGATGCTGCTGCCGAAGGATCCGAACGACGACCGCAACATCTTCCTGGAAATCCGCGCGGGCACCGGCGGCGACGAATCGGCGCTGTTCGCGGGCGACCTGCTGCGCATGTACCTGCGCTTCGCGGAACGCCAGCGCTGGCAGGTCGAGATGATGTCGGAAAGCCCGTCGGATCTCGGCGGTTACAAGGAAGTGATCGTGCGGATCGCGGGTCAGGGCGCGTATTCACGCCTGAAGTTCGAATCGGGCGGCCATCGCGTGCAGCGTGTGCCGGCGACCGAGACCCAGGGGCGCATCCACACGTCCGCTTGCACGGTTGCGGTGATGCCGGAAGCCGACGAGATTGGCGAGGTCGAGATCAATCCGGCCGATCTGCGGATCGACACGTTCCGTGCGTCCGGCGCAGGCGGCCAGCACATCAACAAGACCGATTCGGCGGTGCGGGTCACGCACATCCCGACCGGGATCGTCGTCGAGTGCCAGGATGACCGCTCGCAGCACAAGAACAAGGACCGTGCATTGAAGGTGCTCGCCGCCCGGATCAAGGACAAGCAGTATCACGAGCAGCACGCGAAGGAAGCGGCGACGCGCAAGAGCCTGATCGGCTCGGGCGACCGTTCGGAACGGATCCGCACGTACAACTTCCCGCAAGGCCGGATGACCGACCACCGGATCAATCTGACGCTGTACCGGCTCGAGGCGCTGATGGACGGCGATCTCGATGAACTGATCGGCGCGCTCGTCAGCGAGCACCAGGCCGAACTCCTCGCGTCGCTCGGCGACACTGACTGAGGCGGCAATGCGCGACACCACCGCCGACGATCTGCTGCGCGCGTCGCCGCTCGACGCGGTCGACGCGCGCGTGCTGCTCGCGTACGCGCTCGGCTGGACCCGCACGCAGCTGATCACGCGCGGCGACGCGCCGCTCGACGCCGCCGCGATCGCGCGCTACCGCGCGCTCGAAGCACGCCGCGTCGCAGGGGAGCCGGTTGCGCAGCTCGTCGGGATGCGCGAATTCTTCGGCCGGCCGTTCGACGTGACGCCGGACGTGTTGATACCCCGCCCCGAAACCGAACTGCTCGTCGAAGCAGCGCTCGACGCACTCGACGGCCGCCCGCATCCGGCCGTGCTCGACCTCGGCACCGGAAGCGGCGCGATCGCCGTGTCGATCGCGGCCGAACGGCCCGACGCGCGCGTGTGGGCGCTCGATCGCTCGTCCGCCGCGCTCGACGTCGCACGGCGCAATGCGGACAAGCTGCTCGATGCGCACCGCCCCGGCGGCCCGTTGCAATGGCTGCAAAGCGACTGGTATGCCGCACTCGATCCGGCGCTCGCATTCGACACGATCGTCAGCAACCCGCCGTACATCGCGCAGCACGACCCGCACCTCGAGCAGGGCGACCTGCGTTTCGAGCCGCGCGGCGCGCTGACCGACGACGCCGACGGCCTGAGCGCAATCCGGACGATCGTCGCGGGCGCCGGCGCGTATCTGAAGCCGGGCGGCTCGCTATGGATCGAGCACGGTTACGACCAGGCCGAAGCCGTCCGCGCCCTGCTCGAGTCGCGCGGTTTCGTCGCGGTCGAATCGCTCGCCGATCTCGCAGCGATCGAACGCACGACCGGCGGCCGCCTGCCCGGCTGACAGCCGGCCCGTCCGGTTGAAATCCGCTATCATTTCGTTCTAACGCCCCGCAAACGCAAGGTCAGTCATGGACACCCAACAACGTATCAAGCAAATCGTCGACGAAAACCAGGTCGTGCTCTTCATGAAGGGCAACGCGCAGTTCCCGATGTGCGGCTTTTCCGGCCGCGCAGTGCAGGTGCTGAAAGCCTGCGGCGTCGACCAATTCAAGACGGTGAACGTGCTCGAGGACGACGAAATCCGTCAGGGCATCAAGGCATTCTCGAATTGGCCCACCATCCCGCAGCTGTATGTGAAGGGCGAATTCATCGGCGGCTCGGACATCATGATGGAGATGTACCAGTCGGGCGAACTGCAGCAACTGTTCGCCGCTGCGTAACGTAGCGTCGCCGATGGCATTTCCCAGCGCGCCGCCGCGCCGGCTGATCGTCGCGATCACCGGAGCCACCGGCGCGGTCTACGGCGTGCGGCTGCTCGAACTGCTGCGCGCCGCCGGCGGCGTCGAAACGCATTTGCTGGTTTCGAACGCCGGCTGGCTCAATATCCAGCATGAACTGAAGCTGTCGAAAGCCGACGTCGAAAGCCGTGCCGATGTCGTGCATTCGGTACGCGACGTGGGCGCGACGATCGCGTCGGGCTCGTTCGCGACCGACGGGATGGTGATCGCGCCCTGCTCGATGAAGACGCTCGCGAGTGTCGCGCACGGGCTCTCGGACAACCTGATCACGCGCGCGGCCGACGTCACGCTGAAGGAACGCCGCCGTCTGGTGCTGATGGTGCGCGAAACACCGTTCAACCTCGCGCATCTGCGCAACATGACCGCCGTGACCGAAATGGGCGGCATCGTGTTCCCGCCGCTGCCTGCGTTCTACGCGATGCCGAAGACGATCGACGAATTGGTCGATCAGACTGTCACGCGCGTACTCGACCTCTTCGCGCTCGGCACGCCGATGACGGCGCCGTGGGCCGGAATCCGGCCGGCCCAGTAAGCGGTTCGGGGCGGTTCTTAGCCCTTCTTCGCTGATCCATCGCTTTCTCCACGATTTGCCGCGGCACGCGTCTGCGCGCACCCGGCGCGGGCGAATCTCCATTCGGCGATTATCAACTTATTCGATTCAATCAAATTCCAAAACACGCGTTTATCAATTCTTGGTGTGGACCTATAGTCACAGGCAAACCTTGTTGCAGGCCCCTCACCATGAATCGCTTGCCTTCGCTGTACCTGTCCCACGGCGCGCCGACGCTGCCGATCGATCCGACGCTGCCGTCCGGCGCGTTCACGCGCCTCGGCGGCCAACTGCCGCGCCCCCGCGCGGTGCTGATGTTGTCCGCGCACTGGGGCACGCAGCAGCCGGTCGCAAGCGTAGCCGCGCAGCCTGAAACGATCCACGACTTTTACGGCTTCCCGCAGGCGCTGTACGACATCCGCTACCCGGCGCCGGGCGCGCCGGACGTCGCCGAGCGCGCTGCCACGCTGCTGAACGCGGCCGGCATCGCGACGGCGACGACCGAGCATGGCCTCGATCACGGCGCGTGGGTGCCGATGCTGTTGATGTTCCCGCAGGCCGACATGCCCGTCGCGCAGTTGTCGATCCAGCCGCGCGCGAACGCCGCCCATCACTTCGCGCTCGGCCGCGCGCTGCGTCCGCTGCGCGACGAAGGCGTGATGGTGATCGGCTCCGGCCAGATCACGCACAACCTGCGCGCGGCCGATTTCGGCGCGGCGCCCGAGGATGCGGACCCGCGCGTCGCCGAATTCACCGACTGGTTCGAAGCAAGGCTCGCCGCGCGCGACGTCGACGCGCTGCTCGACTATCGTCGGCAGGCGCCGCACGCGGCGTTGATGCATCCGACCGACGAACACCTGTTGCCGGTATTCGCCGCGCTCGGCGCGGCCGACGACGACTACCGGCTCGGCATCCAGTCGCTCGGCACGTATCAGCGCGTGCTCGCGATGACGAACTACGTGTTCGACAGCGCGACCGCCTGAGTCGAGCGTCGCCCCGTCCCCGATGCGCGCCATAAAAGAAAACCCGCCCGAGCAGCGCTCGGACGGGCTTTTTTCACGCTTCCTGCCGCCGCCGATTCCGGCAGCAGGTCAGGCGTCGTCAGGCACCGATCCCTTCGAGGATCTCGTCGTGCGTTTCGCGCTCGTCGAGATACTGGGTCCGGTAGCCCGTGTTCACACCCCAGAAGTAGAACACCAGCGAGATCACCGCAACGACCAGCATGTCCCAGCCGTAAGGCAGCAAGCCGTGACCGCCGAACTCCTTGCTGCCGATGAGCGACAGCACGGCCATCGTCGGGAGGTACGCGACCAGCCACCATGCGGCTTTAAGGTCGGCACCCCAGCCGGTCCAGCCGGCCTTCGCCTGGAAGAAGAAGTACACCGGCAGCGCGACGATCATCAGCAGGATGATCTCGCCCGTCAGCGGCCACTTTGCCCAGTAGAGGATCAGCGAGGCGCAAACGAACGCGAACGGTGCGATCAGTTTCATCAGCGGAATCGACAGCGGACGCTCGATGTCGGTCGCCGCGCGGCGCAGCGCCATCAGGCTGATCGGGCCGGTCAGGTACGAAATCACCGTCGCGACCGAAATCACCGCCGCGAGCGAACTCCAGCCGCGGAAGAAGAACAGGAAAATGAACGACACGAGCAGGTTGAACCACATCGCCTGACGCGGCACACCGTAGATCGGGTGTACGTTGCCGAACATCTTCGGCATCGTGTTGTTGCGCTCCATCGCGTAGATCATGCGCGTGGTCGTCGCCATGTACGTCGTGCCGGTGCCGCTCGGGCTGATAAACGCATCGACGTACAGCAGGATCGCGAGCCAGTTCAGGTTCAGCGCGATCGCGAGTTCCGCGAACGGCGACGAGAAGTTGAAATGCGCCCAGCCCTTCGCGACTTCGGCCGGATCGACCGAGCCGATGTACGCCATCTGAAGCAGCACGTAGATCACGAGCGCGAGCAGGATCGACGTGATCACCGCAAACGGGACGCTGCGCGACGGGTTGCGCGCTTCACCGGCGAGGTTCACCGGGCTCTGGAAGCCGTTGAACGCGAATACGATACCGCTCGTCGCAACCGCGGTCAGCACGGCCGACCAGCCATACGGCGCGAAACTCGCGTTCGATGCGGTGCCGAGGTTTTCCGAATGGAAGCTCGTCAGCATCAGGCCGAGGATCGTGAGGCCGGGAATCAGGAACTTGAAGATCGTGATCGCGGTGTTGGCACGCGCGAATGCCTTCACGCCCCAGTAGTTCAACAGGAAGTAAACGACCACCAGCACGGCCGACAGCAATAGGCCCGGTGTCGTCAACTCGCCATTCACGAACAGCGCATGCGCCCACGGATACGGCCACGTGCTCATGTACTGAATCGACGCTTCCGCTTCGATCGGGATCACCGATACGATCGCAATCCAGTTTGCCCACGCGCTGATGAAGCCCACCAGCGAACCGTGCGAGTAGCGCGCGTAGCGCACCATGCCGCCGGACTCCGGGAACATCGCGCCGAGCTCGGCGTACGTGAGCGCAATCGCGAGAATCACGACCGCGCCGATGATCCATGCGCAAATCGCCGCCGGACCGGCGATCTTCGCGGCCTTCCAGGCGCCGAACAGCCAGCCCGAGCCGATAATCGAACCCAGCCCCGTCAGCATCAGTGCAAACGGGCCGATGTTCCGTTGAATAGAACTCTTCACATCCTCTCCTATGTCTCAAAAAGCACGGTCAGCCTGCTGTCCGGGATCGGCTCGGACAACGCCGCGCATGCCATTTTGGGGGGAGGGTCACCCGATCGGGGCAACCCGTCCACGCGGCGCGTAGTTTAACGGTTGCACCTGCGAGTTGGCGCCAAAATCGTTCGTCCCCTACAAAAAATTCGCATCGCTTGCAAGGTTTGTAAACCTGAACTCCGCAATAACCCTGAGAGCATGGAAATACGGTTGACCGCAGGGCCGATTAGCCGTATAAACAACGTTGCAGGATTTCAAGCGGCGAGTGAATTGGTTCTTTCGTAGTTCGCCCATCAACGGTACTCCGGTTGGTCCTATTACCCCCTTCCTTGATTTTCCGCACCCATGGGCTTCGGCCCCGTTTTATCTTTTTAGGAACAAGTAACATGGCAACCGGTACCGTCAAGTGGTTCAATGACGCAAAGGGCTTCGGCTTCATCACCCCGGAAGGCGGCGGCGACGATCTGTTCGCGCACTTCTCGGAAATCCGCGTCGAAGGCTTCAAGACGCTGCAAGAAAACCAGAAGGTTGAATTCGAAGTGAAGACGGGCCCGAAGGGTCTGCAAGCTGCGAACATCCGTCCGGTCTAAGTTCGGCGCGATATTTCGTGTAAAAAAGCCCCGCTTCGGCGGGGCTTTTTGTTTTCCGGCACAACCGCGCGTTTTGGCCGCGCCGATCGAATGGCCTTTCGCCGTTCAGCCAAACAGCCGCTGCGCGTGAATGCCGAGCCCCGTCGCGACACTCGCAAGGCGATCGCCGAATACGGGCTGGGCGTCCGGGAACGCGCCGGCAAGCGCGCCCGACAGGAACGCGAGACCCGTCGAACCGCCGGTGAAATACAGCGCACCGACGTCGCGCGGCGCCACGCCCGCGAGCCGCACCGTTTCGCGCGCGGCTTCGACGATGCGCGCGGTATCGTCGACGCTCGCGTCGACGAGGCGCTTCGCATCGAACGCAATCTGCAGATCCTCTTCCACGTCGTTCAGGTCGATCATCGTCTCTCCGCCCGCCGCGACGCCGATCTTCGCCTCCTCCGCGCGTGCCATCAGCGCATGCCCAAGCCGCTGCTCGACCACGCGCGTGAGCCGATCGTGCTGCCGCACGTCCTGATACAGGTGCTTCATCAGCTTCAATTCGCCGAGCCGCTTCGGCGTGTAGACCGTATTGATCAGGTGCCAGGTCGCGAGATCGAAGTAGATGCGGTTCGGCAGTTCGCGGCCCTCGGGGTCGAGCGCCCGGTAGCCGAACGCGGGCAGGATCGCCGCCAGCTCGACGCGCCGGTCGTAGTCGGTACCGGCGACGTGGACGCCGTGGTGCGCGAGCACGTCGTCCTTGCGCTCGAGGCGTGCCATCCGTTCCGGCCCCACACGGACCAGCGAAAAGTCCGACGTGCCGCCGCCGATGTCCGCGACAAGCACGAGCCGTTCGGCCTGCTGGCGCGACTCGTAGTCGAACGCCGCGGCGATCGGCTCGTACTGGAAATGCACGTCGGCGAAGCCGACAGCGCGCGCGGCTGCTTCGAGCTGGTTCTGCGCGAGACGGTCCGCGCGCGGATCCTCGTCGACGAAAAACACCGGCCGGCCGAGCACCGCACGGCCGATCGGCGCGCCGGCGTGTGCCTCCGCCTTGCGCTTCAGGTGCATCAGGAAGCGGGCGATGATCTCCGTGTACGCGATCGCGCTGCCGTCGCCGAGATCGGTCGTGGTCTCCGCGAGCGGCGAGCCGAGAATGCTCTTCATCGACCGCATCAGGCGGCCGTCGAAACCGTCTATATAGGACGCAAGCGCCGCGCGGCCGAACTCGACCGTTTCTTCGTCGTTATTGAAGAAGATCGCGGTAGGCAGCGTCAGATGGTCGCCCTCGACGGGCGCGAGACGCATGCCATCGCCGCCGGGCAGCGCCACGGCGGAATTGGACGTGCCGAAATCGATCGCGCAGTAAGTCATGGGAAGGTGCCGCAGCATGGCCGGCGCGAAAACGGAAAGGACGGGCTTTTTAACATGAAGCCCGCCGGATCACAACCGGTGCGCTTCGGCGGCGCCGGCCAGCCCGCCGGCGGCAGCGCCGCGCTGGCATCCGGCGCGCCGGCTACACGCCGGCATCGAGGACGGAGCGCACCGTGGATGCCCGCCCGAATACGAGATCAGGCCGCGGCATCGAACCCCTTTTTCCATGCGCCCGCATAAACGACTTCGCCGATCGGATGGCGCGTGCGCGGCGCCTTTTCGCGGTCGCGCAGCACGGGATCGAGCTTGTCGACGTTGCCGTAATGGCCAAGCGAGATGATCGCCGGGATCGCGACGTCGGCAGGAATCTCGAACGCATCGCGGAATGCCTTCGCGTCGAAGCCGCTCATCTGATGCGCGGCAAGGCCCAGCGCGTGCGCCTGCAGCACCAGCGACATCGCCGCCGCGCCCGCGTCGTACAGTGCGGTCGGCGCCGGCTCGCCCTTCGGCGTGAGCGTGTGCGCGGTCACGGCGATCAGCACCGGCGCCGGCGCGTTCCAGCCCTGGTTGAACGGCACCAGCGTCGCGAACGCGCGCTTGAATGCCGCTTCGTCATGGGTGCGATCGAATACGATGAAGCGCCACGGCTGCGCGTTATACGCGGACGGCGCCCAACGCGCGGCTTCGAGCACCGCGTGCAGGTCGGCGGCACTGATCGGCTCGTCCGAATATGCACGCGGGCTCCAGCGGCCCGCGATCAGATCGTGAATCGAAACGGTGGTGGGAGCAGGTTTGACGGACATGCAATTCCTCGCTGGCATCGATGAAGGGGCGCGAACGCCCCGGCGAATCGCAAGCATAACCGCTTGCGCCGCGACGCGCCCGCTGATCCCGCTCAATGCAAATCACCGATCCTGCGTTGACCGCCTCGAGGGCGTGCCGCCCGCGTGCGCCAGCCAGCCGAACCGGTGCCGTCAGACCGCCTGCGCGGCCGCGCGCGACGGCCCGCGGTTGATCCGCAGCACGATCAGCGCACCGACGATGCAAAGGCCGCCCGAGATCATCGACGCGATCGTATAAGTGCCGAGGCTCGCGCGCAGCAGCCCTGCGCCGAGCGCCGCGAACGCCGCCCCGAGCTGGTGGCCGGCGACGATCCAGCCGAACACGACCGGCGCCGCGGCCTTGCCGAACACGTCGGTGGCGAGCCGCACGGTCGGCGGGACGGTGGCGATCCAGTCGAGCCCGTAGAACATCGCGAACAGCGGCAGCCCGAAGAAATCGATGCCGAATGCGTGCGGCAGATAGATCAGCGACAGCCCGCGCAGCCCGTAGTACCAGAACAGCAGCACGCGGTTGTCGTAACGGTCCGACAGCCAGCCCGACAGCGTCGTGCCGAACAGGTCGAACACGCCCATCGCGGCGAGCAGCGATGCGCCCTGCACTTCGGTCATCCCGTAGTCGCTGCACATCGCGATCAGGTGCGTGCCGACATAGCCGTTGGTGCTCGCGCCGCAGATGAAGAAGCTGAAGAACAGCAGCCAGAAATCGCGCGAGCGGCTCGCCGTCAGCAGCGTGCGGAACGCGACCGCGAGCGGGTTCTCCTTCGTCGCGTCGGGGGCCGCCGGCGCATCGGCGGGCTCGCCGTATGGGCGCAACTGCACGTCGGCCGGCCGCTCCGGCAGCAGGAACGCGACCAGCGGAATCACGATCGCGGCCGCCAGCGCGACAACCAGCACGACCGGGCGCCAGCCATGACGCTGCGCGATGGCCGCGAGCATCGGCAGAAACACGAGCTGGCCCGTCGCCGTGCTCGCCGTCAGGATGCCCATCACGAGGCCGCGCCGCGCATGGAACCAGCGTGTGACGAAAGTCGCGGACAGCGTCAGCGCGACCACGCCGGTCGAACAGCCAACCATCAGCCCCCAGATCACGACCATCTGCCAGCTCTGCGTCATCATCGACGAAAGCGCGACACCCGCACCCATCGTCACGAGCGCGGTGAGGATCGTGGGCCGCAGCCCGAAGCGCTGCATCGCCGCCGCCGCGAACGGCCCGGTCAGCCCATACAACGCGATGTTCACCGAAATCGCGAGCGAAATCGCCGCGCGGCTCCAGCCGAGCTCGCGCTCAAGCGGCACCATCAGTACGCTCGGCGTCGCGCGCGTACCGGCCGCCGCGAGCAGGATCAGGAAAACCACCGCCGCCGCGAGCCATCCGTAATGGAAACGCCCGCCGATTCGTGTCACTGCCCAGTTCATGTCATCCCTCTCCTGTTGGCGCAGCGGCGCCCGCGCGCCTGAACCGCCTTACACCAGGCCTCCTCCGCCGCACACCGCATCGGCTGACCCGGGCCGATGCCTGGCATTTGTCCGTGGACGCGACCAGCATTGTTACCGGTCGGTCACAAGTGTGTTGCGATCGTAGTTACCAGTCGGTAACATGTCAAGCAATTCATCACGCATTCGAGGGGCATCATGTCGGGCATCGAGGCCGCCAACAAGCCGCTGGCGCAACCGTCGGCGCGGCGCACGCGCCGGCCCATCGCCGCGGCCGCCGCGCAGGAGCACCTGCTGCGCGCCGCGCAGGAGTTGTTTTACAAGGAAGGCGTGCGCGCAGTCGGCGTCGAGGCGGTCGTGGAACGCGCGGGCGTCAACAAGATGAGCCTGTACCGTCAGTTCTCGTCGAAGGACGAACTGATCCTCGCGTATCTGGAGCGCATGGATGCGTGCTTCTTCGAGCGTCTCGATTCGAGCGTCGCGAAGCATCCGGGCCAGCCCAGGGCGCAGCTGATCCAGTATTTCACCGATCTCGCCGAGCGCGCAACGCAGAAGGACTATCGCGGCTGCCCGTTCGTCAATGTCGCGGCCGAATTCCCGGATGCGTCGCATCCCGCGCGCGAGCGTGTCGCGCAGAACAAGGAACAGCTGATGAAGCGGCTCGTCGAGCTGTGCAAAGGGGCCGGCGCGCGGCAGCCGCAGGCGCTCGCCGATGCGCTGGCGCTCGTCGTCGAAGGCATCTACGCGGCCAGCCAGACCTACCGGCATGGTGAAACGCCGATCGGCACCGCGCCCGCGCTGGTAACGCAACTGATCGAAGCCGCATGCGTATGACACGCCGGGCCGGTCAATATCCGGCGCGCGCGCCGCGGCTACAATGCGGCCCTCGCCGCCGTTCCGTCCGATTGCCTTCACCATGACCGATAGCCGCCCCGAATCTCAAGACGACATCGTCGCCGCCACCCGGCACTGGCTCGCGCGCGCGGTGATCGGGCTCAATCTGTGCCCGTTTGCGAAAAGCGTGTATGTGAAGGAACAGGTGCGCTATGCGATCAGCGAAGCAACGACACTGGAGGATGCGCTCGCCGATCTCGAAACCGAATTGCGCGCGCTCGAGGCCGCGGACCCGCAACAGGTCGACACGACGCTCGTGATCTACCCGCGCGTTTTCGCGGACTTCGTCGACTACAACGACGCGCTGTTCTTCGCCGACCGGCTGGTGCAGCAATTACGCCTCGACGGCGTACTGCAGATCGCGAGCTTCCATCCCGAGTACCGGTTCGAAGGCAGCGAAGCCGACGACATCGAGAACTACACCAACCGCGCGCCGTATCCGATCCTGCACCTGCTGCGCGAGGACAGCATCGCGCGCGCGGTGAATGCGTTCCCGGACGCATCGGCGATCTACGAGAAAAACCAGGAAACGCTGCGCCGCCTCGGGCACGACGGCTGGCGTGAATGGATGCGCCGCCCGGACGACGACGTCTGACGCATCGCGCAACGGCCGGGTCGCGCGCGGCACACGCATCGGCCGCCCGGTCGCACCTTCGGGGCCGCCCGCTCAGTCCGCAGCCGGCTCGATCGCTGCGCCGC is a window of Burkholderia latens DNA encoding:
- a CDS encoding TetR/AcrR family transcriptional regulator gives rise to the protein MSGIEAANKPLAQPSARRTRRPIAAAAAQEHLLRAAQELFYKEGVRAVGVEAVVERAGVNKMSLYRQFSSKDELILAYLERMDACFFERLDSSVAKHPGQPRAQLIQYFTDLAERATQKDYRGCPFVNVAAEFPDASHPARERVAQNKEQLMKRLVELCKGAGARQPQALADALALVVEGIYAASQTYRHGETPIGTAPALVTQLIEAACV
- a CDS encoding DUF1415 domain-containing protein — translated: MTDSRPESQDDIVAATRHWLARAVIGLNLCPFAKSVYVKEQVRYAISEATTLEDALADLETELRALEAADPQQVDTTLVIYPRVFADFVDYNDALFFADRLVQQLRLDGVLQIASFHPEYRFEGSEADDIENYTNRAPYPILHLLREDSIARAVNAFPDASAIYEKNQETLRRLGHDGWREWMRRPDDDV